In the genome of Planctomycetota bacterium, one region contains:
- a CDS encoding S41 family peptidase — protein MTLPIVAMLSISGTVPAGCARSGRGRCLLLTVLAATSALVAVGPAAVAAEPALFDGGAPAGWRPLSLPSSTVESPDWPVAPEPPALPAPPAPAPGLPAPAIAVPPGGDLLARVTQLHAEGRWGELVGVCETAARAASLPPQVAERYDLAKIHCDLARRHGEQAFRQRMAGLTEAEGRRVTREVFTRIASHHVDAPDYRKMVFRGCRALDVAIDDPLFVSLHAAQATPERRALYREQAARLLSGRAIDTAAEAETVTAWLARIAHSTLGIPPAVTLMEFAAAALGALDEYSAFLTTGQLDDLYAQIEGNFVGLGVELKSAADGLLIVHVIPGSPAARAGCRRGDHIVAVDGRSLAGMHVDAAAQLLQGPEGSVVTLAVARGGTAAQGVVVRREQVEVPSVEDVKIVDPAAGIAHVRISSFQKTTAADLERALRRLDAAGMRALVIDLRGNPGGLLSAAVDVADLFLDRGLVVATRGRSPEEDFNYTATRSGTWRMPLVVLIDGDSASSSEILAGAIRDHGRGTLVGARSFGKGSIQGIFPLEVAGVGMRLTTARFFSPTGQPYARVGVQPHVEVRSAARPVSGGDVESPAGEQAIDGWLEAALAVARRSVETMPPRAQAAR, from the coding sequence GTGACCTTGCCGATCGTGGCGATGCTGTCGATCAGCGGAACGGTGCCGGCGGGTTGCGCGCGGTCCGGGCGGGGGCGATGCCTGCTGCTGACCGTGCTCGCGGCAACGTCTGCCCTGGTCGCCGTCGGCCCGGCTGCGGTCGCTGCCGAACCGGCCCTGTTCGATGGCGGTGCTCCGGCCGGATGGCGGCCGTTGTCCCTGCCCTCCTCAACGGTCGAGTCGCCCGACTGGCCGGTCGCCCCCGAACCCCCTGCCCTTCCCGCGCCGCCGGCCCCGGCACCCGGCCTTCCGGCTCCGGCCATCGCGGTGCCCCCGGGAGGCGACCTGCTCGCCCGGGTCACGCAGCTTCACGCCGAGGGGCGCTGGGGTGAATTGGTCGGGGTCTGCGAGACGGCGGCCCGGGCCGCGAGCCTCCCTCCCCAGGTGGCCGAGCGCTACGACCTGGCGAAGATCCACTGCGACCTCGCCCGCCGTCACGGCGAACAGGCGTTTCGCCAGCGGATGGCGGGGCTGACGGAGGCCGAGGGGCGCCGGGTGACCCGCGAGGTCTTCACGCGGATCGCCTCGCACCATGTCGACGCCCCCGACTACCGGAAAATGGTGTTCCGCGGCTGCCGCGCCCTGGACGTCGCCATCGACGATCCGCTGTTCGTCTCGCTCCACGCCGCCCAGGCCACCCCCGAACGGCGCGCCCTGTACCGCGAGCAGGCGGCGCGGCTGCTGTCGGGGCGGGCGATCGACACGGCGGCCGAGGCCGAGACGGTCACGGCGTGGCTGGCGCGGATCGCCCACTCCACGCTGGGGATCCCGCCGGCGGTGACGCTGATGGAGTTCGCCGCGGCGGCCCTCGGGGCGCTCGACGAATACTCCGCCTTCCTCACGACCGGTCAGCTCGACGACCTCTACGCCCAGATCGAGGGCAACTTCGTCGGCCTCGGGGTCGAGCTCAAGTCCGCCGCCGACGGGTTGCTGATCGTCCACGTGATTCCGGGCAGCCCGGCGGCGCGGGCCGGATGCCGTCGCGGCGACCACATCGTCGCCGTCGACGGCCGCTCGCTGGCGGGGATGCACGTCGACGCCGCCGCCCAGCTCCTCCAGGGGCCGGAAGGCTCGGTGGTGACGCTGGCGGTCGCGCGGGGCGGCACCGCCGCGCAGGGGGTGGTGGTGCGGCGCGAGCAGGTCGAGGTGCCCAGCGTCGAGGACGTCAAGATCGTCGACCCCGCCGCCGGGATCGCCCACGTGCGGATCTCGTCGTTCCAGAAGACCACGGCCGCCGATCTCGAGCGGGCCCTGCGCCGCCTCGACGCCGCCGGGATGCGCGCCCTCGTGATCGATCTCCGCGGCAATCCCGGCGGGCTGTTGTCGGCGGCCGTCGACGTCGCCGACCTGTTCCTCGACCGGGGCCTCGTGGTGGCGACGCGCGGCCGCAGCCCCGAGGAGGATTTCAACTACACCGCGACCCGCTCGGGCACCTGGCGGATGCCGCTGGTGGTGCTCATCGACGGCGACTCGGCCAGTTCGTCGGAGATCCTCGCCGGTGCGATCCGCGACCATGGCCGGGGCACGCTGGTCGGTGCGCGGAGCTTCGGCAAAGGCTCGATCCAGGGAATCTTCCCGCTCGAGGTCGCCGGCGTCGGGATGCGGCTGACCACGGCGCGTTTCTTCTCCCCGACCGGCCAGCCCTACGCCCGTGTCGGCGTCCAGCCGCACGTCGAGGTGCGGTCGGCGGCGCGGCCCGTGAGCGGTGGCGACGTCGAGTCGCCGGCCGGCGAGCAGGCGATCGACGGCTGGCTCGAGGCGGCGCTGGCCGTCGCCCGCCGGTCCGTCGAGACGATGCCGCCACGGGCCCAGGCGGCCCGCTGA
- a CDS encoding sigma-70 family RNA polymerase sigma factor has product MSTSANSNAADGVVGDDGRPTLVLLDRVRRGDDEALNSLLERHRAAIRRLIDRRMDRVVQRRVDASDIVQDVLLEANRRLGDYLANPVMPFDLWLRHMARDRLIDAHRRHRVAATRSLDREVPLVAATGDGDSATGDLLGGVADRELTPAAAATWHELERRFATAVEQLDEQDREIVLLRHFEHLSTAEAATALGLSKPAAGMRYLRAMRRLRVLLDGGV; this is encoded by the coding sequence ATGAGCACGTCGGCCAATTCGAATGCTGCGGACGGGGTGGTCGGCGACGACGGCCGGCCGACGCTGGTCCTTCTCGACCGGGTCCGCCGCGGTGACGACGAAGCGCTCAACAGCCTCCTCGAACGCCACCGCGCCGCGATCCGTCGCCTCATCGACAGGCGGATGGACCGCGTCGTGCAGCGGCGCGTCGACGCCAGCGACATCGTCCAGGACGTCCTCCTCGAGGCCAACCGTCGGCTCGGCGACTATCTCGCCAACCCGGTCATGCCCTTCGACCTCTGGCTGCGGCACATGGCCCGCGACCGGCTGATCGACGCCCACCGGCGCCACCGGGTCGCCGCGACCCGCAGCCTCGACCGTGAGGTGCCGCTGGTGGCCGCGACCGGCGATGGCGATTCGGCGACCGGCGACCTGCTCGGCGGTGTTGCCGACCGTGAGTTGACCCCGGCCGCCGCCGCCACCTGGCACGAGCTGGAGCGCCGCTTCGCCACGGCCGTCGAGCAACTCGACGAGCAGGACCGGGAAATCGTCCTCCTCCGCCACTTCGAGCACCTCTCCACCGCCGAGGCGGCGACGGCGCTGGGGCTGTCCAAGCCCGCCGCGGGGATGCGCTACCTGCGCGCGATGCGCCGCCTCCGTGTGCTCCTCGACGGCGGCGTCTGA
- a CDS encoding serine/threonine protein kinase, whose translation MPTTSAATRRAVETPLSDEQETRLVDLVDELSMLSGESAHTRLEELAARHPDLAGQLRELFGAMIVTDAVAERSAIFTPGEGLRPPPTIVAGSGTGSPPTESRGGGESPRFDPGVSALPASFGDYELHEEIGRGGMGVVYRATQRSLSRTVAVKMLLSRERATSADLSRFRSEAEAAAGIAHPGIVAVYEVGEWDGHPYYTMEYVAGTTLARQLAAGPLPPRETAAIMLRVAEAVEAAHVRGILHRDLKPSNILIGADGQPRVSDFGLAKRLEDDTSVTHTGAILGTPCYMAPEQAAGSRGDVGPTSDVWSLGAILYQSITGRPPFQARTSMDTLLAVLESDPPVPRSLHREVDRDLELIALKSLQKPQDLRYSSAGALAADLRAFLAGDPVAARRGGLADVAARLFRETHHAVVLENWGLLWMWHSVVVLALSIVTDVLAWQHVEDRWPYLVLWGGGLALWAPIFWALRHRAGPVTAVERQIAHVWGGTVIGSVMLFWVEDLLKMDVLTLSPVLALLAGVVFFAKAGILSGAFYIQAAVLFATALVMCRLPDYQHIIFGTVSGLCFFLPGLKYFRQRLRGE comes from the coding sequence ATGCCGACGACTTCCGCCGCCACCCGCCGCGCCGTCGAGACTCCGCTGTCGGACGAGCAGGAGACCCGGCTGGTCGATCTCGTCGACGAGCTGTCGATGCTGTCCGGCGAATCGGCCCATACGCGGCTCGAGGAGCTGGCGGCGCGACACCCCGACCTCGCCGGTCAGCTCCGCGAGCTGTTCGGCGCGATGATCGTCACCGACGCGGTCGCCGAACGGTCGGCGATCTTCACGCCCGGCGAAGGTCTGCGCCCGCCGCCGACGATCGTCGCGGGAAGCGGAACCGGATCGCCCCCGACCGAGTCGCGCGGCGGCGGTGAATCGCCGCGGTTCGACCCCGGCGTCAGTGCGCTGCCGGCGTCGTTCGGCGACTACGAGCTCCACGAGGAGATCGGCCGCGGCGGCATGGGAGTGGTATACCGGGCGACGCAGCGCAGCCTGTCGCGGACGGTGGCCGTGAAGATGCTGCTCAGCCGCGAGCGTGCCACGAGTGCCGACCTGTCGCGGTTCCGGAGCGAGGCCGAGGCGGCCGCCGGAATCGCCCATCCGGGGATCGTCGCCGTCTACGAGGTCGGCGAATGGGACGGCCATCCCTACTACACGATGGAGTATGTCGCCGGCACGACGCTCGCCCGCCAGCTCGCGGCCGGACCGCTCCCACCGCGCGAGACGGCGGCGATCATGCTGCGCGTCGCCGAGGCGGTCGAAGCGGCCCACGTCCGCGGGATCCTCCACCGCGACCTCAAGCCGTCGAACATCCTCATCGGCGCCGACGGCCAGCCGCGGGTCTCGGATTTCGGGCTCGCCAAGCGACTCGAGGACGACACCTCGGTGACCCATACCGGTGCCATCCTCGGCACCCCCTGCTACATGGCCCCGGAACAGGCGGCGGGGAGCCGCGGGGACGTCGGCCCGACCAGCGACGTGTGGAGCCTCGGGGCGATCCTCTACCAGTCGATCACCGGCCGGCCGCCTTTCCAGGCGCGGACGTCGATGGACACGCTCCTGGCGGTGCTCGAATCGGATCCGCCGGTGCCGCGCTCGCTGCATCGGGAGGTCGACCGCGATCTCGAACTGATCGCGCTCAAGAGCCTGCAGAAGCCGCAGGACCTGCGCTATTCATCGGCCGGGGCCCTCGCCGCCGACCTGCGGGCGTTCCTCGCCGGCGATCCGGTGGCGGCGCGGCGCGGCGGCCTGGCGGACGTCGCCGCCCGCCTGTTCCGCGAGACCCACCATGCCGTGGTCCTCGAGAACTGGGGCCTGCTGTGGATGTGGCACTCGGTGGTGGTGCTGGCGCTGTCGATCGTCACCGACGTCCTCGCCTGGCAGCACGTCGAGGATCGCTGGCCGTATCTCGTGCTCTGGGGCGGGGGGCTGGCGCTGTGGGCACCGATCTTCTGGGCGCTGCGCCACCGCGCCGGGCCGGTGACCGCGGTGGAGCGTCAGATCGCCCACGTCTGGGGGGGAACGGTGATCGGCAGCGTGATGCTGTTCTGGGTCGAGGACCTGTTGAAAATGGACGTCCTCACCCTGTCGCCGGTCCTCGCGCTTCTCGCCGGCGTCGTGTTTTTCGCCAAAGCCGGGATCCTCTCGGGGGCGTTTTACA